The DNA window CCCGAGGTCGGGTCCACGGTGTAGTCCGCCCGGGCCGGCCGGGAACCGCCGCCGACCAGCGCGCCCACCGCCACCAACAGCAGCGCCACGGCGGCGGCGGTCGGCCGACGGCGGCGGGCCCGCAGCAGGATCACGAGCGCGCCCAGGAGCAACACCAGCAAGAGCGCGCCGGCCGCCGGCCAGAGCCAGCGGCGGCCGGGCGCGCCGCCGTCGCCGACCGTGAACGCGGCGGTCCGCAGCGCCGTCGCGCCCGGACAGAGATTCGCCGCGCCGGTGACCGGGAGCGTCACGTAGCTGGCGGTGACCTCGTACCGGCCGGGAGCGCCGACCGACCAGAGCGAGTCCAGGCCGCCGCCGTCTCCGGTGGCGGCCACCGAGCGGAGTACGACGTCCCCGGGCGCGTCGCCGTCGTGCAGCCGGACCCCGGTCAGCGCCACGGTGGCCGTCGCGCCGGGCTCGACGGTGGTCAGGCCGGCGGTGGCCGAGGCCGCGATCCCGTCGTCGTGGAAGCTGCGGGCCAGCGTCGGTGTGAGATCGCGTCCGTCCCGGCGTACCCCGGTGATCTGGACGGTGCCGACGGCGCTGGTGGGCAGCGCGCACGCCGACCCGGTGGCGTTCGTGACGGTGAGGTCCAGGCGGACCTGGTCGCCGGCGCGGTAGTCCGCCTGCCCCGGGCGCAGCGCCAGGCCGAGGCCGCCGTCGGCGGGCGCCGCGGCGGCGCTCACCGACCCGGCCAGCAGGGCCGCCACCAGTACGGCGAGCCCGGTCGTGGATCGCACCGTCCATCTCATGGTGGGGACTGTAGGGGCGTGGGCCCGGGATTCCCGTGCACTGTCGGGGACCGGTCGTTCCCGGGCCGGCGCCCTCCGGTCGTCAGCGACGTAGCGCCTCCACCGGTTCGGTCCGGGCGGCACGGATCGCCGGGTAGAGGCCGGCCGCCACGCCGACGAGCATGCCGGCCGGCGGCGCCGACAGGACGGTCCACGGTTGGAGGACGGCCGTCCATTCCTGCGCCACCGCCACCGCCAGCACGACGACGACGCCGAGACTCGTGCCCACCAGCCCGCCGAGCGTGCCGAGCGCGGCCGACTCGGCCAGGAAGTGGGCCGCGACGTGCCGTGGCCGGGCACCCAACGAACGCCGCAGCCCGATCTCGTTGGTCCGTTCCAGGACCGCGACGAATGTGGTGTTAGCGATGCTCACGCCGCCGATCACCAGGGTGATGGCGGCGAGCACGACGAACAGGATGTTCAGGTCGCCGGTCACGTTGCCGCGCAGGGTCTGCGGGTCCGGTGGCGCGAGGGCCCGGAGCCGGGTCGGCGCGTCCGGCCGGAGCGCGAGCGGCGCCTGCTCGGCGACGACCCGGGCCGCTCCGAGCCGCGTCTCCACCACCATGCGCGCCGGCTGGTCGATCGGTGGCCCGTACGCCCGAAGCGCCGTCGACGCCGGCAGGATGACGCCGAGCAGCAGCTCGGGCTGCCGTTGCAGGTCGTCGATGATGCCGATGACCAGGTATGGCGTGCCGTTGATGAACACGGCGGGGTAGGCGTCGAGCCGGGTGATGCCGAGTCGACTCGCCGCGCCGGCGCCGAGCACCGCCACCCGTTCTCTCCGGCCGGTGTGGAACGCGTCGAAGATCCGGCCGGCCCGCATCACCGGGTGCAGCGTCGCGATCGCGTCGGGCTCGGCGGCGTAGAGGGCCAGCCCGTCACCGTTGCCGCCGAGCCCGGGCACGCCGCTGACGGTCGCGCCGCGTAACGGCAACGGCCACAGGACACCACCGCGGACGACGCCGTTGATCTGGCGGATCCGGCTGCTCGAGTCCGCGGGGAAGCTCATCTCGTTGCTGATCTCGTCCGCGCCGACGTCCTCCACCGTCACCTCGGTCGCGGCGAGGGCGGTGAACCGCCTGTCGATCTGGCCGCTCGCCGTCGTGGTGAGGCCGAGGATCGCCACCATCGCGCCGATGCCGAGCACGGTGCCGAGCATGGTCAGGGTCGCCCGGCCGGGGCGTTGCAGAATGCCGGAGACGGCCTCTCCGACCAGGTCTCGGATGGTGAGCCGGGGGCGCCTATCCATTCAGGACTCCGTCGCGGATGGTGATCCGGCGCGGGCCTCGCGTGGCCACCTCCGGGTCGTGGGTGATCACGATCACCGTGTAGCCGGCGGTGTGCACCTCGTCGAGGAGCGCGAGCACCGCCGACGCGGTCTCGCTGTCGAGGTTGCCGGTCGGCTCGTCGCAGAGCAGCAGGCTCGGCTGGTTGGCCAGGGCACGCGCGATCGCCACCCGTTGACGTTCCCCGCCGGAGAGCATCGTCGGGAGGGCGTCGGCACGGTGGGCGAGCCCGACCCGTTCCAGGACCTCCAGCGCGGTCCGCCGCCGTTCCCGGCCGGTGGGTCCGGTGTACAACTGGGCCAGCGCCACGTTCTCGGCCGCGCTGCGGTACGGCAGCAGGTGGAACGACTGGAAGACGAAGCCGACCCGCCGGCCGCGCAGTGCCGAGCGGTCGCCCTCACGAAGGTCGTCGACGTCGATGCCGTCCAGCTCGTACCGCCCCGTGGTCGGTCGATCGAGCAGCCCGACGATGTTCAGGAAGGTGGACTTGCCGGAGCCGGAAGGCCCCATCACCGTCACGTACTCACCCCGCTCGATGACGAGATCCGCCGGTCGGAGGGCCTCGACCGGCGGGGGCCCGGGATGCGGATGGGCAGGACCTTCGAGGCCTCGCCGAGCCCGGTTGCGGATTTCGATCACGGGGAACCGGCGGCGGATCAGATCATTCGCCACTTCGGGCCAATCGGGCCGCCACACCGTCGCACCGAGGCCCCCTGCCGTTCGATCGAGAAATGCTCAGTTGACCCGTCCGCCGCCCGAGGAGCCGCCGGCCCGGGTCGACTCCCCGGTCGGCGCCGTGCGCCACCGTTGGCTCGTCGCGATCCGTCGGAGCTGGTCGCCGTCGAGCGCGGGCGACTGACGGGTGGCCGGACCGTGACGCGGCTCGGCCGCGTTCCAGGCGGTCACCACGACCCGCAGGCCGTCGGCGCCGAGCGCATCGACCTGACGCCGAAGCACACCGGGGTCCGACTCGCCGGCCGGGCCGTCGATGCCGACGATCCTGGTCTGGTCGGGCAGGATCGACGCCACGCATCGGGTGCCGGCGGGATCGGCCCGCTTCGCGCAGTCGTAACGGTCGAGCAGCCGGGCGCCGCCGGCCTTGCCCGCACCCGCCGGGAAGCCCGGCTGGACGTTCACCTCCACCGCGGTCCGACCGGCGCCGTCGATCAGTACGAGGCCGGCGAAGCCCCCGTCGGACCGCTCGTCGCTGGTCTTCATCTGCCCCGGCAGCAGCCCGCGCAACGTTTCCAGCGGGTCGACCGCCGACGGCGAGGGCGCGGCGGCCACCCGCGTCGTCCCGGGACCGGCCGGCGCGGCGCCGGTGTCCCGGCCGCCGGGGTGGCCCGACGTGGCGACGAGGACGCCGACCGTCAAGGCCACGCCGAGTACGCCCGCCCCGGCCAGGCCGCTGACCAGACGACGGCGCTGGATGGTGCGCGCGCCCCGGAAGACGTCCGTCGGCCCGGCTGTCGGCGGCGGCTCGTCCCCCGTCGCGATCGTCAGCAGCCCCTTGATGTCCTGATCGCTGGTCATGATTCCCCACTTCCCGTGACGGACGGTTGCGGCCGGTGGTCGGTCAGGAGTTCCCGCAGTGTCGCCAACGCCTTGGCGCACTGGCTCTTGACGGTGCCGGTGGTGACGCCGAGCAACTCCGCGGTCTCCTCGGTGCTCCGGTCCTCCCAGTAGCGGAGCACCACGGCCGCGCGCTGACGAGGCGGCAAGGCGCGGAGTACGCCGAGCACCGTCAACGCCAGCGCCTGGTCGCCGGGAGGTGTCGGATGCTCGACGACTTCCGCCAGCGACCGCTCCCGCCAGCGCGGATAGCGCCGGCGGTCATCGAGATAGACCCGGGTCAGAATGATGCGGGCGTACGCGTCGAGCGAGTCGATCGAACGACGACGGGCCGCGACGACCAGCCGGGCGAGCACGTTCTGCACCAGGTCCTCCGCGCGTTTCCAGTCGCCGCAGAGCAGGTAGGCGGTGCGACGCAGATGCAGATAGCGCGCCTCGACGAATGAGTGAAGCTCGGCCTCAATGCCCGCGTCCACGGATGCTCCCCCTACCGACCTCGGCTTCCACCGCTACTAGACCCGCACGGCCACCGATCGGTTGCCCGGCCACGCTGACATCTTCCGAGCGTCGGCGCCCGCCCGGGTAGCGTCGGGGCCATGTCACTGGAGGCCATCGCCGCGTTGCGGGAGCCGGTGCGCCGGACGGTCTACGAGTACGTCGCCGCACAGGCCGAGCCGGTGGGCCGCAACGAGGTGGCCGAGGCGGTCGGCATCGGCCGCACCCTGGCGGCGTTCCACCTGGACAAGCTGACCGACGCCGGGCTGCTGGAGTCGGCCAACGCACCCCGCGCCGGCGGGCCGGGGGCGGGACGGCCGGCGAAGCTGTACCGCCGGTCTGCGGCCGAGCACACGGTGACCGTGCCGCCGCGTGACTACCGGCTGCTGGCCGGGGTGTTGGCGAGCGCGATCGAGCGGGTCGGGGCCGAGCCGGCGGCGTACGCGGCCGCCGCCGAGCAGGGGGCGAAGCTCGCCGGCGGGGATGCCATCCCGCGGCTGGCGGCGCTGGGCTACGAGCCGTACGAGGACGCCGACCGGACGATCCGGCTGCGCAACTGCCCGTTCGACGCGCTGGCGCACTCGCACCCCGGGCTGGTCTGCGGGTTGAACCTGGCGATGCTCGAAGCGGTGGTGGGCGACGGCGGCCACGTGGCGCGGCTCGATCCGGGTCCGACCGGCTGCTGCGTGGCGATCCACTCTAAAAACAATGAGCATTGACATAGAAGGTAATCTGGCTCCATGGCCGACCATCACCTCGCGCAGTTGAACATCGCCCGACTGCGCGCACCGATCGACAGCCCCGAACTCGCCGATTTCGTCGCCCGGCTGCCCGAGATCCACGACCTGGCCGAACGCTCCCCCGGCTACGTCTGGCGGTTGCAGGACGACTCCGGCGACGCGACCGCTTTCCGGCCCTTCGAGCCGGACGTCATCGTGAACCTGACCGTGTGGGAGTCGGTCGAGTCGTTGCGCGCCTTCGTCTACCGGACCGCACACCTGGAGCCGATGCGCCGGCGGCGGGACTGGTTCGTCCCGCTCGACGCGGAGCACCTGGCGCTCTGGTGGATCCCGGCCGGCACGCTGCCGTCCATCGAGGAGGCGGCCGACCGGCTGGAGGCGTTGCGGCGCGACGGGCCGTCGGCGGAGGCGTTCACACTGCGCGAGCCGTTCCCCGCATCGATTGACGGTCGTCAAATTCGAACGGCATAATCGCAGCGGAGCCGGGCTGGCCACGGATCGCACCGTGGCCACCGACAGGACATCGCTGCCAGCGCCGCGCCGAGGCGATGCGGACCGACTCCGGGCGACGTGATCCGCAGGGCGCCGAGCAGCACCTCGAACCCCAGCGGGAGAACCTCGATGACACCCTTCCCGGTCGCACCGACGGCTGCCCCGACCCGACCCTCGCGCCGCCCGGCGGTGGTGGTGGCCGCAGCCGCCGCCCTCCTGACCGCCGTCACGTCCGGCCTCGCCGTCACCGCCGGGCCCTCGATGGCCGCCGCCTGCACCGGCTACGTGGCGCTGACCTTCGACGACGGCCCCACCCCCGGCAACACCACGACGCTGATCAACACCCTCAAGGCGGCCGGCGTACGGGCGACGTTCTTCAACGTCGGCCAGAACGTGCAGGCCAACCCGGCGCTGGCCCGGTCCCAGCGGGACGCCGGCATGTGGGTCGGCAACCACAGTTGGACGCACCCCCACATGACCCAGCTCAGCCAGGCGCAGATGACCTCGGAGATCTCCCAGACCCAGCAGGCGATCCAGCAGGCCACCGGCGAGGCCCCCAAGCTGTTCCGACCGCCCTACCTGGAGTCCAACGCGACGCTGCGGGCGGTCGAGGCCCAGTTCGGGCTGACCGAGATCAACGCCGACGTGGACTCCCAGGACTGGAACAACGCCAGCACCGACCAGATCGTCCAGAACGCGAGCCGCCTCCAGGCCGGGCAGTCCATCCTGATGCACGACTGGCCGGCGAACACGATCGCGGCCATCCCACGGATCGTCAGCAACCTGTCGAGCCGGGGACTCTGCGCCGGCATGATCTCGCCGGCCACCGGCCGGGCCGTGGCCCCGGACGGCACCCCTCCCCCGCCCACCACGCCCCCGCCCACCACGCCCCCGCCCAGCACCCCGCCGCCGTCGGACCCCTCGGGGGTCTGCACCGCGAGCTACCGGCTGGTCAGCAGTTGGACCGGCGGCTTCCAGGGCGAGGTGACCGTGAGCAGCACCCGGGCCGTCACCGGCTGGACGGTCCGGATGACCCTCGCCGGCGGGCAGAGCATCGCCAACGTGTGGAACGGGGTGGCCACCGGCAGCACCGGCGCGGTCAGCATCCGCAACGCCGCCTACAACGGCAGCCTCAACGCCGGCGGGTCGACGACCTTCGGCTTCCTCGCCAACGGCAGCAGCTCACCGGCGCCGAGCGGGCTCACCTGCTCCGGCTCGTAGCGCATCCGGACAAGGAGCACAGATGCGACTCACGCATGTCCGGCTCCGGTCGGCGGCGGCGGTGCTCACCGCCGCCGCCGTCGCCGTGGCCGCCGCGCTCACCTCCGCCGTCGCCGCGCAGGCCGCCGCCGGCTGCCGGGTCACCTACACGGTGATTAGTCAGTGGCCCGGCGGCTTCGGCGCGAACGTCGACGTCACCAACCTCGGCGACCCGCTGACCGGCTGGCGGTTGACCTGGTCGTTCACCGCCGGGCAGGTGGTCGCGCAGGCGTGGAACGGCACGGCGACCCAGTCCGCCGGCCGGGTCACCGTCACCAACGCCGCCTGGAACGGCGGCCTCGGCACCGGGGCCACCACCCAGTTCGGTTTCGGCGGCTCGTGGAACAACACGTCCAACCCGGCGCCCACCGACTTCGCGCTCAACGGTGTGCCGTGCGCCGGCCGTCCGACCCCCACCACGACCGCGCCACCGCCCACCAGCGCACCGCCGACCAGCCCGCCACCCACCAGCCCGCCACCGACCAGCGGGCCGCCGCCGAACACCCCGCCGCCGGCCTCCGGGGTGCTGGAGCAGACGCACACCGTGGGGCGGGTGCGGCCGGCCGGCACCAGCGTCCAGTACACCTGGCCCGGCACCTACTTCGAGGGCCGGTTCCGCGGCACCGGCGTGGGGATCGTCCTTAACGACAGCCAGAACGACTACGCCGTGCAGGTCGACGGCACGACGGTCGCCACCCTGGTCACTCCGGGCCGGACCACCTACTGGGTCCGCGACCTCCCCGACGCCGACCACACCGTACGGCTGGTCAAGCGCACCGAAAGCCCGTGGGCGGCGGGCGAGTTCGGCGGTCTCGTGGCCGCCCCCGGTGGCGCGATCCTGGCCAAGCCGGCCGCCCGCAGCCGCCAGATCGAGTTCATCGGCGACTCCTGGACGGCCGGCTATGGCAACATGTCGACGACCCGCGACTGCTCCGGCAACGGGGGCGTCACCCGCAACTCCAACGCCGACGTCACGTTCGGCGCCCTGACCGCGCAGAACCTGAACGCCGACTACCAGCTCCTCGCCTGGTCCGGCCTGGGCATGGTACACAACTACAACGGCGGGGGCACGGACAATTTCCGCACCTACTGCGAGACCGACCTCCAGGCGCTGTGGAACAGCGCGGTGTGGCAGAACGCGCTCGCCGAGTCAGCCACGCTCCTGGGCCAACTCGTCTGGGACGCCACCCAGCGACACGACCACGCGTGCGAGTCGGCAAGGGAGCCGGCTACTCCGACCTGGAGATCGCCCTCCTCATCGAGGCCGGGCTCGTGACCGCGAACACCACGGTCGCCACGACCATCCACCGCAGCCAGCTCCTCGATGAGGCGCTGCCCTACGCCGATCACGACTTCAACGTCGATTTCGCGATCACGCCGGACGAGGTCGTCACGTGCTCGCCCGACCGGGAACGGCCGCCGGGCATCATGCGGGAGAGACTTCGCCCCGATCAGCTCCACGACATCCCGGCCCTGCGCTGACCAGTGCGCGACCCGCGCGTACTGCGTTCAACCCACTCGATCGGTCCGGGCGGCGTCGAGGATCACGCGGTAGGCGCTGATGCGCACGGGCGACAGCGTCAGCCGCTCGTCGGCGATCAGCTCACCCGTCTTCGGGTCGAAGATCAGGAGAGATTGCGCGTCGTTCTCGCGGTCGTCGAAGGTGACGGCGACCCCGCTCCGACCGGCCCGGTCCGTCACCTGCCCCCGCCAGCGGAAGCCTGGTACATCGGCGAGGATCCGCAGGATCTCCGCTCGGGTCGCACGCGGAATGACAAACTGCGCGTAGAGGCCGCTGACCTCCTTGCTCACGGCGCCCGGCCCGAACTCGACCTTGAGTAGTCCGCGCAGCGCCGACGGATCCGCCGACGGTGGCGTTAGGCCCATGGGCGGCAGCGGAATCATGGCCGGTGCCCCCGAGGCGTCGACTGCCGGACGCGAGTCCAGCTTGCGTTGCCAGTAGTCGCGGGACTCCTGGTCGGGGTACTCCGGCTCCAACTGCGTGTTGAGCTGGCTGCCGGTCCCGTCGGCGGCCTGCCAGACTTTCGTCTCGCCGGCGAAGGCGACGTGGTGACGGCCGTCGGCAGAGGTCATCACCGGGTCGCCCCACACCTTCGTGTGGTGGTACACGTAGCGCCCGCCGAGGTGATCGTACTTCGCGTCCTTGATCGTGCCGGCCAGCGCGCGCAGGTGCGGCCCGGCCTCCGGCGCGTCCGCCTCGAACTGGTACGAGACTGGCGCGAGCACCGTTCCCGCCGTGCTTCCGGGCCCACCCGTACCGTCCGGTGCGGACCTGTCGAACGGCTGGAGGACGGCCACGGCACCGACCGCGACCGCCAGCGTCCCAGCCGTCAGCACCAGCCGGCGGGTCGGGCGTGCGCGGCGACGCGGGACGACCGCCTCGATGGCCCCGGCGCGGTCGATCAGTTCGTCCGCGGAGACCAGCGGCGGCGTCACGGTGACGGCCCGGGCCGGGTCGACCGGGCCGAGGATGGCACGGGTGCGTTCTGCTTCGAACATCACAGCTCCTCTCGCGTGGTCGACAACACGGGGCGCCGGGGCCGGGCGGGCCGGTCCGACATCGCCTCGGCGAGGCGGCGGCGGGCGCGATGCAGGCGCACCGCAGCGGTCGCCCGAGTACAGTCGAGAACCTGGGCCGCCTCGGAAACCGTCAACTCCTCCCAGCCGATCAGCCGGAGGATCTCCTGATCGAATTCGCCGAGGACGGACAGCGCGGTCCGCACGTCGGCGATCCCGACGGTGGTGTCGGCACCCGACGAACTGGCGACCCGCGCCAGGTCGGCGCCGGTGATGGGCAGGAGGTCGGGGCGCTGCGCCGGGACCGCCAGTGGTTCGCCAGGATCCGCCGGGCCACCCCGTACAGCCAGGGCAGGCTGCGGTCCGGCACCTCGTCGCGACGACGCCAGGCCACGACGAACACCTCCTGGGCCAACTCGGCCGACGCGTCTGAGTCCGCGAGCCGGCGCAGGCCGTACCGCACGACGTTCGCGTACTCCGCGGCGTAGAGGCCGGTGAACCAGCCCTCGTCCCTGTTCTTCGGTGGACCCACCCGAACCCCCATTGCCTCGGCGACCCTCACAGGGGCTTGTGTCGCCAAGGGCCCGAGGATTACCGGCGGGATTCTGCGGACACGAAAAAGGCCCCGATCGGCATGCGGTGCCGGATCAGGGCCTTGCTCGTTGGTGCGCCGCCAGGGACTCGAACC is part of the Micromonospora sp. WMMD980 genome and encodes:
- a CDS encoding sigma-70 family RNA polymerase sigma factor — encoded protein: MGVRVGPPKNRDEGWFTGLYAAEYANVVRYGLRRLADSDASAELAQEVFVVAWRRRDEVPDRSLPWLYGVARRILANHWRSRRSAPTSCPSPAPTWRGSPVRRVPTPPSGSPTCGPRCPSSANSIRRSSG
- a CDS encoding polysaccharide deacetylase family protein is translated as MTPFPVAPTAAPTRPSRRPAVVVAAAAALLTAVTSGLAVTAGPSMAAACTGYVALTFDDGPTPGNTTTLINTLKAAGVRATFFNVGQNVQANPALARSQRDAGMWVGNHSWTHPHMTQLSQAQMTSEISQTQQAIQQATGEAPKLFRPPYLESNATLRAVEAQFGLTEINADVDSQDWNNASTDQIVQNASRLQAGQSILMHDWPANTIAAIPRIVSNLSSRGLCAGMISPATGRAVAPDGTPPPPTTPPPTTPPPSTPPPSDPSGVCTASYRLVSSWTGGFQGEVTVSSTRAVTGWTVRMTLAGGQSIANVWNGVATGSTGAVSIRNAAYNGSLNAGGSTTFGFLANGSSSPAPSGLTCSGS
- a CDS encoding DUF3291 domain-containing protein; translation: MADHHLAQLNIARLRAPIDSPELADFVARLPEIHDLAERSPGYVWRLQDDSGDATAFRPFEPDVIVNLTVWESVESLRAFVYRTAHLEPMRRRRDWFVPLDAEHLALWWIPAGTLPSIEEAADRLEALRRDGPSAEAFTLREPFPASIDGRQIRTA
- a CDS encoding ABC transporter permease; protein product: MDRRPRLTIRDLVGEAVSGILQRPGRATLTMLGTVLGIGAMVAILGLTTTASGQIDRRFTALAATEVTVEDVGADEISNEMSFPADSSSRIRQINGVVRGGVLWPLPLRGATVSGVPGLGGNGDGLALYAAEPDAIATLHPVMRAGRIFDAFHTGRRERVAVLGAGAASRLGITRLDAYPAVFINGTPYLVIGIIDDLQRQPELLLGVILPASTALRAYGPPIDQPARMVVETRLGAARVVAEQAPLALRPDAPTRLRALAPPDPQTLRGNVTGDLNILFVVLAAITLVIGGVSIANTTFVAVLERTNEIGLRRSLGARPRHVAAHFLAESAALGTLGGLVGTSLGVVVVLAVAVAQEWTAVLQPWTVLSAPPAGMLVGVAAGLYPAIRAARTEPVEALRR
- a CDS encoding ABC transporter ATP-binding protein codes for the protein MWRPDWPEVANDLIRRRFPVIEIRNRARRGLEGPAHPHPGPPPVEALRPADLVIERGEYVTVMGPSGSGKSTFLNIVGLLDRPTTGRYELDGIDVDDLREGDRSALRGRRVGFVFQSFHLLPYRSAAENVALAQLYTGPTGRERRRTALEVLERVGLAHRADALPTMLSGGERQRVAIARALANQPSLLLCDEPTGNLDSETASAVLALLDEVHTAGYTVIVITHDPEVATRGPRRITIRDGVLNG
- a CDS encoding CU044_5270 family protein translates to MFEAERTRAILGPVDPARAVTVTPPLVSADELIDRAGAIEAVVPRRRARPTRRLVLTAGTLAVAVGAVAVLQPFDRSAPDGTGGPGSTAGTVLAPVSYQFEADAPEAGPHLRALAGTIKDAKYDHLGGRYVYHHTKVWGDPVMTSADGRHHVAFAGETKVWQAADGTGSQLNTQLEPEYPDQESRDYWQRKLDSRPAVDASGAPAMIPLPPMGLTPPSADPSALRGLLKVEFGPGAVSKEVSGLYAQFVIPRATRAEILRILADVPGFRWRGQVTDRAGRSGVAVTFDDRENDAQSLLIFDPKTGELIADERLTLSPVRISAYRVILDAARTDRVG
- a CDS encoding SigE family RNA polymerase sigma factor, whose product is MDAGIEAELHSFVEARYLHLRRTAYLLCGDWKRAEDLVQNVLARLVVAARRRSIDSLDAYARIILTRVYLDDRRRYPRWRERSLAEVVEHPTPPGDQALALTVLGVLRALPPRQRAAVVLRYWEDRSTEETAELLGVTTGTVKSQCAKALATLRELLTDHRPQPSVTGSGES
- a CDS encoding helix-turn-helix domain-containing protein; amino-acid sequence: MSLEAIAALREPVRRTVYEYVAAQAEPVGRNEVAEAVGIGRTLAAFHLDKLTDAGLLESANAPRAGGPGAGRPAKLYRRSAAEHTVTVPPRDYRLLAGVLASAIERVGAEPAAYAAAAEQGAKLAGGDAIPRLAALGYEPYEDADRTIRLRNCPFDALAHSHPGLVCGLNLAMLEAVVGDGGHVARLDPGPTGCCVAIHSKNNEH
- a CDS encoding sigma factor-like helix-turn-helix DNA-binding protein, with translation MRTALSVLGEFDQEILRLIGWEELTVSEAAQVLDCTRATAAVRLHRARRRLAEAMSDRPARPRRPVLSTTREEL
- a CDS encoding cellulose binding domain-containing protein; the encoded protein is MRLTHVRLRSAAAVLTAAAVAVAAALTSAVAAQAAAGCRVTYTVISQWPGGFGANVDVTNLGDPLTGWRLTWSFTAGQVVAQAWNGTATQSAGRVTVTNAAWNGGLGTGATTQFGFGGSWNNTSNPAPTDFALNGVPCAGRPTPTTTAPPPTSAPPTSPPPTSPPPTSGPPPNTPPPASGVLEQTHTVGRVRPAGTSVQYTWPGTYFEGRFRGTGVGIVLNDSQNDYAVQVDGTTVATLVTPGRTTYWVRDLPDADHTVRLVKRTESPWAAGEFGGLVAAPGGAILAKPAARSRQIEFIGDSWTAGYGNMSTTRDCSGNGGVTRNSNADVTFGALTAQNLNADYQLLAWSGLGMVHNYNGGGTDNFRTYCETDLQALWNSAVWQNALAESATLLGQLVWDATQRHDHACESAREPATPTWRSPSSSRPGS